A genome region from Lonchura striata isolate bLonStr1 chromosome 36, bLonStr1.mat, whole genome shotgun sequence includes the following:
- the LOC110481757 gene encoding GRIP1-associated protein 1, translated as MAQALSAEEFRRMQAQLLELRSENYRLSDELRRNGAELSGLRQRVQMLDRDLAKANKALSKSKKAQEVEALLGETRMLQGKLQSQEDDFRLQNSTLLRELAKLCAQIEGLEEENRRLQEGGAGGAPRDPPGGRPPMEPPAPPAQAEVTQLQEEVAKLTEELREQRESFLRLQEEKETLLQESRARWDAQAQELQARGRRLQQELEAATKAQAGLRELSEAQARELRDSRSQRERLERELQVCSGEREELRQRLHEAEAAQERLREEQEQQRGQLEEELGQLRAALGEEQRLRELHEAEGRALRQELKDVRDAQRILEKKGSAALKDLRRQLQLERRRGERLQERLQELLVPSRNRSGLEELGLDGGSSPGRGPGGDSSSVSSLGRDGSAPGSTKSGSGSPGGGSAGGVPAGGGLSPAEVAELFQRLAQSQQERWLLEEKVRHLEVSSASMAEDLCRKSAIIQSFVRDSRTEAAGPARRGAGAGPGPGEEGLREMNKKLQNLLEEQLTKNLHLAQDLESLSQELAQLRKEQATPSGPP; from the exons ATGGCGCAGGCGCTGTCGGCCGAGGAGTTCCGGAGGATGCAG gcgcagctgctggagctgcgcTCCGAGAACTACCGGCTGTCGGACGAGCTGCGCAGGAACGGCGCCG AGCTGTCGGGGCTGCGGCAGCGGGTGCAGATGCTGGACAGGGACCTGGCCAAGGCCAACAAG GCCCTCAGCAAGAGCAAGAAGGCCCag gaggTGGAGGCGCTGCTGGGGGAGACCAGGATGCTGCAGGGGAAGCTGCAGAGCCAAGAGGACGATTTCCGTCTGCAGAACAGCAccctgctgagggagctggccaAG ctctgtgcccagaTCGAGGGGCTCGAGGAGGAGAACCGGCGGCTGCAggaggggggggcggggggagccccccgagacccccccggg ggacgCCCCCCCatggagcccccagccccccccgCCCAG GCTGAGGTGacccagctgcaggaggaggtggcCAAG cTGACGGAGGAGCTGCGGGAACAGCGAGAGAG ttttctccgcctgcaggaggagaaggagacgctgctccaggagagccg ggcccgCTGGGACGCGCAGGCGCAGGAGCTGCAggctcggggccggcggctgcagcaggagctggaggcgGCCACCAAG GCCCaggcggggctgcgggagctGAGTGAGGCCCaggcccgggagctgcgggacAGCCGGAGCCAgagggagaggctggagagggagctgcag gtgtgctcaggtgagcGGGAGGAGCTGCGCCAGCGCCTGCACGAGGCCGAGGCCGCCCAg gagcggctgagggaggagcaggagcagcagcggGGGCAGCTCGAG gaggagctggggcagctgcgggcggcgctgggGGAGGAGCAGCGGCTGCGGGAGCTGCACGAGGCCGAAGGACGAGCCCTgaggcag GAGCTGAAGGACGTGCGGGACGCGCAGCGCATCCTGGAGAAGAAAGGCAGCGCCGCC CTGAAGGACCTGcgcaggcagctgcagctggagcggCGCCGCGGGGAGCGGCTGCAGGAgcggctgcaggagctgctggtgcccagCAGGAACCGCTCGG ggctggaggagctgggattggaCGGCGGCTCGTCcccggggcggggcccgggcggggACAGCAGCTCCGTGTCCTCATTGGGCCGCGACGGCTCCGCCCCCGGCAGCACCAAG tCGGGCtcgggcagccccgggggcggcagcgccgggggggtcccggccgGGGGGGGCCTGTCCCCGGCAGAGGTGGCCGAGCTGTTCCAGAGGCTGGCCCAGAGCCAGCAGGAGCgctggctgctggaggagaag GTGAGGCACCTGGAGGTGTCGAGCGCGTCCATGGCCGAGGATCTGTGCAGGAAAAGCGCCATCATCCAGAGCTTCGTCAGGGACAGCCGCACAG aggcggcggggccggcgcggcgcggggcgggggcggggccgggccccggtgaggaggggctgcgggagatgAACAAGAAGCTGCAGAAcctcctggaggagcagctgacCAAGAACCtgcacctggcacag GACCTGGAGTCGCTGTCCCAGGAGCTGGCGCAGCTCAGGAAGGAACAGGCGaccccctcgggaccccccTGA